In Lepisosteus oculatus isolate fLepOcu1 chromosome 28, fLepOcu1.hap2, whole genome shotgun sequence, the following proteins share a genomic window:
- the LOC102693774 gene encoding interferon a3-like codes for METTSLWKCLLLLLCSQTCALGCRWIVNGYNIVSRDALSLINKMGGETVVDTGDVRFPQPLYNRVRKMSTEHKIAFMDETLHHLLRLYAENLDSVTWDRSLLNKLIAVIHRQASELRSCEASQKRDENLQLYFKKLNENTLKKAKYSASAWEIVRTHTFQHLQELERLAGGMRKEMQTF; via the exons ATGGAGACGACAAGCCTGTGGAAATGCCTGTTACTCCTGCTCTGCAGCCAGACCTGCGCTCTGGGATGCAGGTGGATTGTGAACGGATATAATATCGTGAGCAGAGACGCCTTATCGCTCATCAATAAGATG GGCGGAGAGACGGTCGTGGACACGGGAGATGTCCGCTTCCCCCAGCCACTGTACAATCGCGTCAGAAAGATGAGC ACGGAACATAAGATTGCGTTCATGGATGAGACCCTCCATCACCTTCTACGCCTCTACGCCGAGAATCTGGACTCTGTGACCTGGGACAGGAGTCTTCTGAACAAATTGATAGCCGTCATCCACCGCCAGGCAAGCGAGCTTCGGAGCTGT GAAGCGTCCCAGAAAAGAGACGAGAACCTGCAGCTGTACTTTAAGAAGCTGAAcgaaaacactttgaaaaaggCG aaatacaGCGCCAGTGCTTGGGAAATCGTCAGAACACATACTTTTCAACATTTGCAAGAACTGGAGAGGCTCGCCGGTGGGATGAGGAAAGAAATGCAGACTTTTTGA